Proteins from a single region of Acidimicrobiia bacterium:
- a CDS encoding 3'(2'),5'-bisphosphate nucleotidase CysQ: MTDHDDAARYAATAGARLLELRAQDNRDEWRRYALGDAGDLAANRQLLELLHAEHPDDAVLSEESADDLGRLDADRVWIVDPLDGTREFTEAGRSDWAVHVALWERGVGVRVGAVALPARQRVLSTAEPPIVPASTDRPPRVVVSRTRPPTAARKVAAALDGELVAMGSAGAKAMAVVTGEVDAYVHAGGQYEWDSAAPVAVAAAAGLHVSRLDGSQLEYNQRDPWLPDLIVCRLDLAEAIVAAAAGEQ; the protein is encoded by the coding sequence GTGACTGACCACGATGACGCCGCTCGATACGCCGCGACCGCCGGCGCGCGGTTGCTCGAATTGCGCGCCCAGGACAACCGCGACGAATGGCGGCGCTACGCGCTCGGTGACGCCGGCGATCTCGCTGCCAACCGGCAGCTGCTCGAGCTGCTCCACGCCGAGCACCCCGACGATGCAGTGCTCTCGGAAGAGTCCGCCGATGATCTGGGTCGGCTCGACGCGGATCGAGTGTGGATCGTGGACCCGCTCGATGGCACGCGAGAGTTCACAGAAGCCGGACGCTCCGACTGGGCCGTGCATGTTGCGCTGTGGGAGCGGGGCGTCGGTGTGCGCGTCGGTGCAGTTGCGCTCCCGGCGCGACAGCGCGTGCTTTCGACCGCGGAGCCACCAATCGTCCCGGCCTCGACCGACCGACCCCCACGCGTCGTGGTGAGTCGTACGCGCCCGCCCACTGCAGCCCGAAAGGTTGCCGCCGCGCTCGACGGAGAGCTCGTTGCGATGGGTTCCGCCGGCGCGAAGGCGATGGCCGTCGTCACCGGCGAGGTCGACGCGTATGTACATGCCGGCGGGCAATACGAGTGGGACTCTGCTGCTCCGGTGGCGGTGGCCGCCGCCGCGGGCCTGCACGTGTCACGGCTCGATGGATCGCAGCTCGAGTACAACCAACGAGACCCCTGGCTTCCCGATCTGATCGTGTGTCGCCTCGACCTCGCCGAGGCGATCGTCGCGGCAGCTGCGGGTGAGCAGTAG
- a CDS encoding DegV family protein has protein sequence MTVAIVTDSAAALPPDLAREQGIAVVPMWLTVRGVPEPEGGRPLDELLHECDVTTSAPTPGEFETAIKEACAGNGGAVVLTIASSMSATYHAASVAAQAVDGPVRVIDTATAGGAEALVVLAAAEAARGGASLEHVENRARAVIERVRLVATVPTLDHLVRSGRVPGVAGWAGRRLGINPLFEFRGGAVRRLRPALSRATALDRIVALVHRSRPPRSRLHVAALHALAVETANELLARVSELEHPTTAFVGEFGPVMVVHTGPGLAGVAWWWEAE, from the coding sequence GTGACCGTCGCCATCGTCACCGACAGCGCTGCCGCGCTGCCGCCCGACCTCGCACGCGAGCAGGGGATCGCGGTCGTGCCGATGTGGCTCACCGTTCGCGGCGTGCCCGAGCCGGAGGGCGGTCGTCCGCTCGACGAGCTCCTCCACGAATGCGACGTCACGACCTCAGCTCCAACTCCAGGAGAGTTCGAGACCGCGATCAAAGAGGCATGTGCTGGCAACGGCGGAGCCGTCGTGCTGACGATCGCGTCGTCGATGAGCGCGACGTATCACGCCGCGAGCGTCGCAGCACAGGCGGTCGACGGACCGGTGCGCGTCATCGACACGGCCACAGCTGGTGGCGCGGAGGCCCTCGTCGTCCTTGCGGCGGCCGAAGCCGCGCGCGGCGGCGCGTCGCTCGAGCACGTGGAGAACCGGGCGCGTGCGGTGATCGAACGGGTTCGACTCGTCGCCACCGTCCCCACCCTCGACCATCTCGTTCGCAGCGGCCGGGTCCCGGGTGTCGCGGGCTGGGCCGGGCGTCGTCTCGGGATCAACCCGCTCTTCGAGTTTCGCGGCGGCGCGGTCCGCCGGCTGCGCCCCGCGCTGAGTCGAGCGACGGCCCTCGATCGGATCGTCGCGCTCGTGCACCGCTCTCGACCCCCACGCTCTCGACTGCACGTCGCCGCGCTGCACGCGCTCGCCGTCGAGACGGCAAACGAGCTGCTGGCGCGGGTGTCGGAGCTCGAACACCCGACGACGGCGTTCGTGGGGGAGTTCGGACCGGTGATGGTCGTGCACACCGGTCCGGGGCTGGCCGGCGTCGCGTGGTGGTGGGAAGCCGAATAG
- a CDS encoding MFS transporter, with product MTVTSLVRRGGFRDLLIGQLVSSLGDWMGTVAFMALALELTDSPTAVGGILTLRLLPAALGGPLAARAVSRWDRRRTMLAMDASRAVIIATVPLVREIWWVYLCAVLLEVASLVFLPARDASIPDLVESADDLPLANGLVLGSSYGSIPLGAALFAACAALPFVDLFDRPLALVFWIDAVTFLVSFAFVSRLHMLRAPIGGRPTSEDARFIEAFRIPLVRAVMPAAAAVALGLGALFSLGIVFVRDVLDASDTEFGVLIALFGVGAGAGLGLLHVRRARDSIQEARLGVAAIGLIVAVFSLASSISLAFAGALVFGAAAAFTLASGMGAIQSSIDGHQRVLAFAAFHVVIRLGLGVAAIAAGLAGDLLGDAHLLGSLEPARVVLLGSGLLVLLASLLVRVTAENVVRS from the coding sequence GTGACCGTCACTTCGCTGGTGCGCCGCGGTGGGTTCCGTGACCTCCTCATCGGCCAGCTGGTCTCCAGCCTCGGTGACTGGATGGGCACGGTCGCGTTCATGGCACTCGCACTCGAGCTCACGGACTCACCAACGGCGGTTGGCGGGATCCTGACCCTGCGTCTTCTCCCGGCTGCGCTTGGCGGCCCGCTCGCGGCGCGGGCCGTGTCCCGGTGGGACCGACGTCGGACCATGCTGGCCATGGATGCGTCGCGTGCGGTGATCATCGCCACCGTCCCCCTCGTGCGCGAGATCTGGTGGGTCTATCTGTGTGCAGTGCTGCTCGAGGTCGCCAGCCTCGTGTTCCTGCCGGCGCGCGACGCGTCGATCCCTGATCTGGTGGAGTCCGCGGATGACCTTCCGCTCGCCAACGGTCTCGTGCTCGGCTCGTCGTACGGTTCCATCCCGCTCGGGGCGGCGTTGTTCGCGGCGTGCGCCGCGCTGCCGTTCGTCGATCTCTTCGATCGCCCGCTTGCGCTCGTGTTCTGGATCGACGCCGTCACCTTCCTGGTCTCGTTCGCCTTCGTCTCTCGCCTGCACATGTTGCGAGCACCAATCGGTGGTCGTCCGACCTCGGAGGATGCGCGGTTCATCGAGGCGTTTCGGATCCCTCTTGTACGCGCCGTCATGCCCGCGGCGGCGGCCGTCGCGCTCGGGCTCGGCGCCCTGTTCTCGCTCGGGATCGTGTTCGTCCGCGACGTTCTCGATGCGTCTGACACCGAGTTCGGAGTGCTCATCGCGTTGTTCGGTGTCGGCGCCGGTGCCGGCCTCGGTCTGCTCCACGTGCGTCGGGCGCGTGACTCGATCCAAGAGGCGCGCCTCGGCGTCGCCGCGATCGGCCTGATCGTCGCGGTCTTCAGCCTGGCGTCGTCGATCAGCCTCGCGTTCGCGGGCGCGCTGGTGTTCGGGGCCGCAGCCGCGTTCACGCTCGCGTCGGGCATGGGAGCGATCCAGTCGTCGATCGACGGCCACCAGCGCGTGCTCGCGTTCGCGGCCTTCCACGTGGTCATCCGGCTCGGGCTCGGCGTCGCCGCGATCGCGGCCGGTCTTGCCGGCGATCTGCTCGGAGACGCGCATCTGCTGGGAAGCCTCGAACCGGCCCGAGTCGTGCTGCTCGGGTCGGGCCTCCTCGTGCTGCTGGCGTCCTTGTTGGTTCGCGTCACCGCGGAGAACGTGGTGCGGTCGTGA
- a CDS encoding glycerol-3-phosphate acyltransferase encodes MIEGGVLALAFIAGAIPFSNLVARWVKGVDLRDTPYGTVSGTSIYRVGGFWPLAVSGILDMAKGALGPLVAGDRWLLASLAGGVAVAGHNWSPFLGGKGGRGVAPALGALAVNAWPGMVVLLGSLVLGKAVRETGLGGFFGEVLLAPVLAITNSAFGAAAGGAVAVPMLAKRVVANAPPPTPGFEPYARRLLFDRDPDTPTR; translated from the coding sequence ATGATCGAGGGGGGAGTGCTGGCGCTCGCGTTCATCGCAGGCGCCATTCCTTTCTCGAACCTTGTGGCGCGCTGGGTCAAGGGTGTTGATCTGCGGGACACGCCGTACGGAACGGTGTCAGGCACGTCGATCTACCGCGTTGGCGGCTTCTGGCCACTCGCGGTGTCGGGCATCCTCGACATGGCCAAGGGCGCGCTCGGTCCACTCGTTGCCGGCGACCGATGGTTGCTTGCTTCACTCGCGGGTGGCGTCGCTGTCGCCGGTCACAACTGGTCGCCCTTCCTGGGTGGGAAGGGCGGACGCGGTGTCGCTCCGGCGCTCGGTGCCCTGGCGGTCAATGCGTGGCCCGGCATGGTCGTGCTCCTCGGAAGCCTCGTGCTCGGGAAAGCGGTGCGCGAGACCGGCCTCGGTGGCTTCTTCGGCGAGGTACTGCTCGCCCCGGTGCTTGCCATCACGAACAGCGCGTTCGGCGCGGCGGCCGGTGGGGCCGTCGCGGTGCCGATGCTGGCGAAACGCGTGGTCGCCAACGCGCCGCCCCCCACCCCCGGCTTCGAGCCCTATGCGCGCCGGTTGCTGTTCGACCGCGATCCCGACACACCCACCAGGTGA
- a CDS encoding acyltransferase family protein, which produces MDTRARADGTPEAHGDPSTPSAPSIPHQPALDGLRGVAVIAVLLYHGGATWMRGGFLGVDLFFVLSGFLITTLLLAEWGRHGRIDLRGFWIRRARRLLPALALVLLGIAVYALAIAKASQLERIRDDGLAAIGYVANWRFVLSDQSYFEQFAAPSPFRHMWSLAIEEQFYLLWPFLVLVLLRWRPQLRLVTRVFVIGAVVSALLMAALYKSGSDPSRVYYGTDTRAQALLAGAVLAAVLLRQRTRRRRAPRAAPWVRAGLAGSVVLLVMLIVTRDTAEWMYRGGYLLAAVACALVIGAAVQPRRNLVRSALSPKPLRAVGKVSYGLYLWHWPVYLTLTEDRSGLHGTALLILRIAVSAGLAAASYFFVEMPVRRGDWPQLARRAVVVVPGLAAVLAAVFLLVPVVRGTPDEIAVASPPVTTLPGTPAPVPARVLVVGDSVAKTLGDGFDRGSHAAGVELFNRGELACGLAQRAVIEHGGRSAPTETTCDDWPAQWEGFVSETAPVVSVVVFDVFVVQDLEVDGESLPFGSKKSDRYLLAQLERGVDTLRAHGGKVVLLTAPYNHRPEVVGQPSKWDEDDPARIDHWNALLTRFVRQRADAGVTLVDLNAYVSPDGVYTNTLNGVELRYDGVHFNPDAAELIFQWVLPQLPAS; this is translated from the coding sequence TTGGACACCCGCGCCCGCGCCGACGGGACGCCGGAGGCGCACGGGGACCCTTCCACTCCGAGCGCGCCGTCGATCCCGCATCAGCCCGCGCTCGACGGGCTCCGCGGGGTCGCGGTCATCGCGGTCCTCCTGTATCACGGCGGTGCCACGTGGATGCGCGGCGGCTTCCTCGGTGTCGACCTCTTCTTCGTGCTGAGTGGCTTCTTGATCACGACGTTGCTGCTCGCCGAGTGGGGCCGACATGGCCGAATCGACCTTCGGGGTTTCTGGATCCGCCGAGCGCGCCGCTTACTGCCGGCACTCGCGCTCGTGCTGTTGGGCATCGCCGTCTATGCGCTCGCAATCGCAAAGGCTTCGCAGCTCGAGCGAATACGAGACGACGGGCTGGCCGCCATCGGCTACGTCGCCAACTGGCGCTTCGTCCTGTCGGACCAAAGCTATTTCGAGCAGTTCGCGGCGCCGTCGCCGTTCCGGCACATGTGGTCGCTCGCGATCGAAGAGCAGTTCTACCTGTTATGGCCGTTCCTCGTGCTGGTGCTGCTCCGTTGGCGTCCACAGCTGCGGCTCGTCACGCGGGTGTTCGTGATCGGTGCAGTGGTCTCAGCGTTGCTGATGGCCGCGCTTTACAAATCCGGGTCGGACCCGTCACGTGTGTACTACGGCACCGATACCCGCGCGCAGGCGCTCCTCGCGGGGGCGGTGCTCGCGGCCGTTCTCCTGCGTCAGCGCACACGCCGCCGTCGCGCGCCGCGCGCCGCTCCGTGGGTGCGTGCGGGTCTCGCGGGATCCGTTGTTCTGCTCGTGATGCTCATTGTCACAAGAGACACGGCTGAATGGATGTACCGCGGTGGCTACCTCCTGGCGGCAGTCGCGTGCGCGCTGGTGATCGGTGCGGCAGTGCAGCCGCGGCGCAACCTCGTGCGGTCGGCGCTGTCACCGAAGCCGCTGCGCGCCGTCGGCAAGGTGTCGTACGGGCTCTACCTATGGCACTGGCCGGTGTACTTGACGTTGACCGAGGACCGCTCGGGTCTGCACGGGACGGCGCTGCTCATCTTGCGGATCGCGGTGAGCGCTGGGCTCGCGGCGGCTTCCTACTTCTTCGTGGAGATGCCGGTGCGCCGGGGTGACTGGCCGCAGCTCGCGCGGCGCGCGGTCGTCGTGGTGCCGGGCTTGGCCGCGGTGCTTGCGGCCGTGTTCCTCCTGGTTCCCGTCGTCCGGGGCACGCCGGACGAGATTGCGGTCGCATCGCCACCGGTGACGACCTTGCCAGGGACACCGGCACCCGTGCCCGCACGCGTCCTCGTCGTCGGCGACTCGGTGGCCAAGACCCTCGGCGACGGCTTCGACCGGGGTTCGCACGCAGCGGGAGTGGAGCTCTTCAACCGTGGGGAGCTCGCGTGCGGACTCGCGCAGCGCGCCGTGATCGAGCACGGCGGGCGCTCGGCACCGACGGAGACGACTTGCGACGACTGGCCCGCACAGTGGGAGGGATTTGTGTCCGAGACGGCGCCGGTCGTCTCGGTCGTGGTCTTCGATGTGTTCGTCGTCCAGGATCTCGAAGTCGACGGTGAGAGCCTGCCTTTCGGAAGCAAGAAGTCGGACCGCTATCTGCTCGCGCAGCTCGAACGCGGCGTTGACACCCTGCGCGCCCATGGCGGGAAGGTCGTGCTGCTCACCGCTCCGTACAACCACCGACCCGAGGTCGTGGGTCAACCGTCGAAATGGGACGAGGACGATCCAGCGCGCATCGATCATTGGAACGCGCTCCTGACGCGCTTCGTGCGACAGCGCGCGGATGCGGGCGTGACATTGGTAGATCTCAACGCATACGTGTCACCCGACGGCGTGTACACGAACACGTTGAACGGGGTCGAGTTGCGCTACGACGGCGTGCATTTCAACCCCGATGCGGCCGAGCTGATCTTCCAGTGGGTGCTACCCCAACTTCCCGCATCGTGA
- a CDS encoding alpha/beta hydrolase, which yields MSYLEAGRGRTVVFLHGWGLSHRAYRGAVKRLAAMGVRVIAPAMPGFSGSAGLPAEECTLRGYATWLVAFLDELGVTEPVLLVGHSFGGGVSIVTAHDHPDRVGALVLVNSIGGAVWADDGELVRPMTDRPIWDWGLHLSRDLRGAIQLSRVLPVVFTEALPNIVLDPRSFWRSARLARDADLTDELGALRKRGLPVVVVWSPRDRVVTDASIDALRDALGDAPTISVPGGHSWLLARPDHFGEVMTNVVQVAERAKWLEPAGRIRRWWRRRHAADVVSR from the coding sequence GTGTCGTATCTCGAGGCTGGACGCGGGCGCACGGTCGTGTTCCTGCACGGATGGGGGCTCAGCCACCGGGCCTATCGGGGCGCGGTGAAGCGCCTCGCCGCGATGGGAGTGCGCGTGATCGCGCCGGCCATGCCCGGGTTCAGCGGGAGCGCCGGGTTGCCCGCCGAGGAATGCACGCTGCGCGGCTACGCGACGTGGCTGGTCGCGTTCCTCGACGAGCTGGGCGTCACCGAACCGGTGCTTCTCGTGGGGCATTCGTTCGGCGGCGGCGTGTCCATCGTGACCGCGCACGACCATCCCGATCGTGTCGGCGCCCTCGTACTCGTGAACTCGATCGGCGGAGCAGTGTGGGCAGACGACGGCGAGCTGGTTCGACCGATGACGGATCGGCCGATCTGGGATTGGGGTCTGCACCTCTCGCGTGATCTGCGCGGCGCGATCCAGCTCTCTCGGGTACTTCCGGTGGTGTTCACCGAGGCACTCCCGAACATCGTGCTCGACCCGCGTTCCTTCTGGCGCTCGGCGCGCCTTGCTCGCGACGCCGACCTCACCGATGAGCTCGGCGCGCTCCGCAAGCGCGGACTCCCCGTAGTGGTGGTGTGGTCGCCGCGAGATCGGGTGGTGACCGACGCGTCGATCGATGCATTGCGCGACGCGCTCGGCGATGCGCCGACGATCTCCGTCCCGGGTGGGCACAGCTGGCTGCTCGCCCGTCCCGACCACTTCGGGGAGGTGATGACCAACGTCGTGCAGGTGGCGGAGCGAGCCAAGTGGCTCGAGCCCGCGGGGCGTATCCGTCGCTGGTGGCGCCGCCGGCACGCGGCCGACGTGGTCAGTCGGTGA
- a CDS encoding aminotransferase class V-fold PLP-dependent enzyme, with protein MQDGGTPADDVLAELDRRRAVEPDVLGARLFGLVYPSGRDDLEQLFLEVQRRYLFHNALNPFKFPEVAALEAEVVQMTGDLLHAPEPGGGTMTSGGTESILMSMLVNRERARARGVERPQILAPHSAHPAYAKAAHYFGMELVSVPLDDQWRVDVREAARLVGPSTAVLVASAFSYPHGVMDPVADIAALAAEHGAGCHVDGCLGGFVLPFLERLGRDVPPWDFRVEGVTEISADVHKFGYVPKGASVVLHRDPDWSSHQVFLYDQWPAGVYGSPAIMGARPAAPIASAWAAMRYLGVDGYTEIMRGLMTTVEKIRTGLEGISGIEIVGAPIGPVLALESSSLDLYAVGDVMDERGWNLNRNVEPRGLHMVLSPAHANVADALLSDFVDAVANHGESKGVEARYS; from the coding sequence ATGCAGGACGGGGGCACCCCAGCGGACGACGTGCTCGCCGAGCTCGACCGACGCCGTGCAGTCGAACCGGACGTCCTCGGCGCTCGGCTCTTCGGCCTCGTGTATCCCTCGGGCCGCGACGACCTCGAGCAGCTGTTCCTCGAGGTCCAACGTCGATACCTGTTCCACAACGCGCTCAACCCCTTCAAGTTCCCCGAAGTCGCCGCGCTCGAAGCCGAGGTTGTGCAGATGACCGGCGACCTCCTGCACGCACCCGAGCCCGGTGGCGGGACGATGACCTCGGGTGGCACCGAGTCGATCCTCATGTCGATGCTCGTCAATCGCGAGCGCGCGCGTGCGCGCGGCGTCGAGCGTCCTCAAATCCTTGCCCCGCACTCGGCGCATCCGGCCTACGCGAAGGCGGCCCACTACTTCGGCATGGAGCTCGTCTCAGTCCCGCTGGATGACCAATGGCGTGTGGACGTGCGCGAGGCCGCGCGCCTCGTCGGACCGTCGACGGCGGTGCTGGTCGCGTCGGCGTTCTCGTATCCCCATGGGGTCATGGACCCGGTGGCGGACATTGCCGCGCTCGCGGCCGAGCACGGCGCGGGATGTCATGTGGATGGGTGCCTCGGCGGATTCGTGCTGCCCTTCCTCGAACGACTTGGCCGCGATGTGCCGCCGTGGGACTTCCGCGTCGAGGGTGTGACCGAGATCTCGGCCGATGTGCACAAGTTCGGATACGTGCCGAAGGGCGCGTCGGTGGTGCTGCACCGCGACCCCGACTGGTCCTCGCACCAGGTCTTCCTCTACGACCAGTGGCCGGCGGGTGTGTACGGATCGCCGGCGATCATGGGAGCACGACCCGCGGCCCCCATTGCCAGCGCATGGGCCGCGATGCGCTATCTCGGGGTCGACGGGTACACCGAGATCATGCGCGGGCTGATGACGACCGTGGAGAAGATCCGCACAGGACTCGAAGGCATCTCCGGAATCGAGATCGTCGGCGCGCCGATCGGGCCCGTGCTCGCGCTGGAGTCGAGCAGCCTCGACCTGTACGCGGTCGGCGACGTGATGGACGAACGGGGTTGGAATCTCAATCGCAACGTGGAGCCGCGCGGCCTGCACATGGTCCTGTCGCCCGCGCACGCCAACGTCGCCGATGCGCTGCTCTCCGACTTCGTCGACGCGGTCGCGAACCACGGCGAGTCCAAGGGAGTCGAGGCCCGCTATTCCTAA
- a CDS encoding amidohydrolase family protein: protein MTTTAEPRPDLFLPEPEPREVKYTIISVDDHLVEPRHMFEGRLPKALQERAPRIIEDESGHEVWEFEGARHFQVGQNAVAGRRPETVKIEPFRFDQMRRGCWDIDARVRDMDINGVWASLNFPSMITGFCGRVYSQAQDPELGLAVTRAWNDWMYEEWWQPYPDRTIPMGITWLSDPEIGAEEIRRNAARGFRAVTLPERPHRIDFPAIFSDYWEPIIAACAETETVICLHVGSSGMPDFPAGCPPLQLGATLFGQLSLTACAEWVWSAWGARYPTLKIAMSEGGIGWVGMLIDRLDNIVDRSGYGLDGFGGMRPAEVLRRNFWFCTIDDPSTIATRYAIGVDHIMFETDYPHGDGTWPDSQAVVERFWGDLPVDELRKMLHQNAAQLFQHPLPERCLP from the coding sequence ATGACGACGACCGCCGAGCCCCGCCCGGACCTCTTCCTTCCTGAGCCCGAACCCCGCGAGGTGAAGTACACGATCATCTCGGTGGACGACCACCTCGTGGAGCCACGCCACATGTTCGAGGGCCGGCTGCCGAAGGCGCTCCAGGAGCGCGCGCCGCGCATCATCGAGGACGAGAGCGGTCACGAGGTCTGGGAGTTCGAGGGCGCTCGCCATTTCCAGGTGGGTCAGAACGCGGTGGCGGGGCGACGGCCCGAGACGGTGAAGATCGAGCCGTTCCGCTTCGACCAGATGCGGCGGGGCTGTTGGGACATCGACGCCCGAGTCCGCGACATGGACATCAACGGCGTGTGGGCGTCCCTGAACTTCCCGTCGATGATCACGGGATTCTGTGGCCGCGTGTATTCGCAGGCGCAGGACCCGGAGCTCGGGCTTGCGGTCACGCGTGCGTGGAACGACTGGATGTACGAGGAGTGGTGGCAGCCGTACCCCGACCGCACGATCCCGATGGGAATCACCTGGCTCTCCGATCCCGAGATCGGCGCTGAGGAGATCCGTCGCAACGCCGCACGCGGGTTCCGAGCGGTCACGCTGCCCGAACGCCCGCACCGCATCGACTTCCCGGCGATCTTCAGCGACTACTGGGAGCCGATCATCGCCGCGTGCGCGGAGACCGAGACGGTCATCTGCCTGCACGTGGGCTCGTCAGGCATGCCCGACTTCCCGGCGGGTTGCCCGCCTCTCCAGCTCGGTGCGACCTTGTTCGGCCAACTCTCGCTCACGGCGTGCGCGGAGTGGGTGTGGTCGGCGTGGGGGGCGCGCTACCCGACGCTGAAGATCGCGATGTCGGAAGGTGGCATCGGCTGGGTCGGCATGCTTATCGACCGACTCGACAACATCGTCGACCGCTCGGGTTATGGCCTCGACGGCTTCGGCGGGATGCGTCCGGCCGAGGTGCTCCGGCGCAACTTCTGGTTCTGTACCATCGACGACCCGTCGACGATCGCGACGCGCTACGCGATCGGCGTCGACCACATCATGTTCGAGACCGACTACCCGCACGGCGACGGTACGTGGCCCGACTCGCAGGCTGTCGTCGAGCGCTTCTGGGGCGACCTTCCCGTCGACGAGCTGCGCAAGATGCTCCACCAGAACGCGGCGCAGCTGTTCCAGCATCCGTTGCCGGAGCGCTGTCTGCCGTGA
- a CDS encoding cytochrome d ubiquinol oxidase subunit II, which produces MTDVVAVILWIGVTFYAVFGGADFGAGFWDLVAGGSERGRRPRALIDAALAPVWEANHVWLIFSLVVLWTSFTDAFSSLMSTLFVPLTVAAFGIVLRGSGFAFLHVSTRLGARRAYGAVFAVSSLVTPFFLGAVAGGIASGRVPVGNARGDLVSSWVNPTSILGGVLAVVTCAYLAATFLVAEARRRQDADLERYFRVRAIGAGAVAGAVALAGIAILDSDSPHLFNRLTHQALPLVVLSALCGVSALVALVRRTPSVARVLAVGAVATVVGGWGVAQYPHLLGTHLTLDAASAPDATLTAVLAVFGVAVLTCLPALVLLYVLDQRGRLGPTANPPSGAPQRPKQ; this is translated from the coding sequence ATGACTGACGTCGTCGCGGTCATCTTGTGGATCGGGGTCACGTTCTACGCGGTCTTCGGGGGCGCAGACTTCGGAGCCGGGTTCTGGGATCTCGTGGCCGGGGGGAGCGAGCGCGGCCGGCGCCCGCGCGCGCTCATCGACGCCGCCTTGGCACCGGTGTGGGAGGCCAACCACGTGTGGCTGATCTTCAGCCTCGTCGTGCTGTGGACCTCGTTCACCGATGCGTTCTCGTCCCTCATGTCCACCTTGTTCGTTCCGCTGACCGTCGCCGCGTTCGGGATCGTGCTGCGCGGGTCGGGCTTCGCGTTCCTGCACGTCTCGACGCGGCTCGGAGCGCGACGCGCGTACGGCGCCGTCTTCGCCGTGTCGTCTCTCGTCACGCCGTTCTTCCTTGGCGCCGTCGCCGGCGGGATCGCGTCGGGTCGTGTGCCCGTAGGCAACGCTCGGGGCGACCTCGTGTCGAGCTGGGTCAACCCCACCTCCATCCTCGGCGGCGTGCTCGCCGTGGTCACGTGCGCGTACCTCGCCGCCACGTTCCTGGTCGCCGAGGCCCGGCGGCGCCAGGACGCGGATCTCGAGCGGTACTTCCGAGTGCGCGCCATTGGCGCGGGTGCGGTCGCGGGTGCGGTCGCGCTCGCAGGCATCGCCATCCTCGACTCCGACTCGCCTCACCTGTTCAACCGGCTGACCCACCAGGCGCTGCCGCTCGTCGTACTCTCCGCCCTCTGTGGGGTGTCGGCACTCGTCGCACTCGTGCGGCGCACACCATCGGTTGCGCGCGTGCTCGCGGTCGGCGCGGTGGCCACCGTGGTCGGTGGATGGGGCGTCGCGCAGTACCCGCACCTCCTCGGGACGCACCTGACGCTCGACGCGGCGTCCGCCCCGGACGCGACGCTCACCGCCGTCCTCGCGGTGTTCGGCGTGGCGGTGCTGACCTGTCTGCCGGCGCTCGTTCTGCTGTATGTGCTCGACCAGCGCGGTCGGCTCGGCCCCACCGCCAACCCCCCTTCTGGAGCCCCACAGCGACCGAAGCAGTAG